TGATTCCCAGCCGTCTTCATTCATGGTGCTTTTGCCCTGATGTTTCAGTACTCTGTATTGAATGAGCCGAATCATGGTCAGGGCGATGAAACATACCAAAAAGTGCGCATTGATATGATCAGGATTACTGACGTAAACCGGCCTGCCTTCAAGGTCACTTTTGGTGATACGGAATGAGTCCTCAATCCTTGATAAGCCGTGGTACTTGGCGATGATTTCCCGGTCGCTTTTATCTATCTCAGATGTCATGATGGTATAGTACCCC
Above is a genomic segment from Peptococcaceae bacterium containing:
- a CDS encoding transposase, which encodes GYYTIMTSEIDKSDREIIAKYHGLSRIEDSFRITKSDLEGRPVYVSNPDHINAHFLVCFIALTMIRLIQYRVLKHQGKSTMNEDGWESGITADRIKKALAAFQADLQPGGRYRLTKPSDDLKLILESFNINADLRLPTISELRKLKYSFDRSGII